A section of the Castanea sativa cultivar Marrone di Chiusa Pesio chromosome 12, ASM4071231v1 genome encodes:
- the LOC142620347 gene encoding uncharacterized protein LOC142620347: MLHALWSCPELALVWNDNNQWSFRSQTTFDNFPQLLQHVLESDCNGELFAIQAWTVWFRRNKVRTDPPGFPMNLVAQRTYEALMEYREAQQKSRSIRPSVRTDTRWSPPLDGWFKANFDAATSQEEGRAGIGVIWCNSKGLVMAFASQNIQLTSLVVEMEALAAIRAIELSSKLGFDKVVFEGDCQTIMNALIEPSQPFATYGLLIRDAQTLANRFSVVRFQYAGRESNKVAHNLARYACHITGYYVWMENVPVHCLNVYQADMP; the protein is encoded by the coding sequence ATGCTCCATGCACTTTGGTCTTGCCCGGAGCTAGCACTGGTGTGGAATGACAATAATCAGTGGAGTTTTAGAAGCCAAACGACATTCGATAATTTTCCACAATTGCTCCAACATGTTCTTGAATCGGATTGCAATGGAGAACTTTTTGCTATACAAGCATGGACCGTATGGTTCAGGAGAAACAAGGTTAGAACAGATCCTCCGGGTTTCCCTATGAATTTGGTAGCACAGAGAACATATGAGGCTTTGATGGAGTATAGAGAAGCTCAACAAAAGTCACGCAGCATTAGGCCCTCTGTCCGAACAGATACTAGGTGGTCACCCCCTCTTGATGGTTGGTTCAAAGCTAACTTTGATGCAGCCACATCTCAAGAAGAGGGAAGAGCAGGAATTGGAGTCATTTGGTGCAACAGCAAGGGGTTGGTAATGGCGTTTGCTTCACAAAACATCCAACTCACGTCTTTAGTGGTGGAAATGGAAGCTTTGGCAGCCATCCGAGCCATTGAACTCTCATCCAAGTTGGGTTTTGACAAAGTTGTCTTCGAGGGTGATTGTCAAACAATCATGAATGCATTAATAGAACCATCACAACCATTTGCAACCTATGGCTTGCTGATCCGAGATGCACAAACCTTGGCTAATCGGTTTAGTGTGGTTAGGTTCCAATATGCTGGTAGAGAAAGTAATAAAGTAGCTCACAACCTTGCCAGATATGCATGCCATATCACAGGTTATTATGTATGGATGGAGAATGTTCCAGTCCATTGTTTGAATGTTTATCAGGCAGACATGCCTTAA